The following coding sequences are from one Crateriforma spongiae window:
- a CDS encoding diguanylate cyclase, with protein sequence MKAKQSYCESVAIHAAMAVRRGQWSDLDGTLKTLVDRNPELLSIGVRSDLGILRLDTGYHESFWAADSGRNDAGPLESNSHLSTMPIQTAGSMSSMMSPAASTPADPPESGLVSTVKNRIRQTATEMCDDLTGLPGKLASLPEEIRQSLRDTGDESAAVKTNTVEVPITLNRRPWGTVEFSFQGDQASLWGSLTSRSLFPLALYVGFAGLFAYFTVMAKIMGAFTGSQVVPDRVRGALDTLAEGLLLLDDKGHIVLANQAFLSCTGSVASEVRDRKIDELPWVHDADSSEDQHPWLRSIQSSESITTSIQRYRISSGEVRVFSVNTAPIGGDNSKRGALVTLRDVTHIEAHRAEQERMLSMLRSSRDEIRRKNRELELLATRDSLTNCLNRRAFFERFETLYSTASSNGTTLACLMFDNDHFKSVNDNYGHHIGDEVLRKVSKTIRDRHESRHLVCRYGGEEFCVVMPGCDLSQAIHEAEETRRAIMEIRLDDPAELRLTASIGVSELVNDPADPQELINQADACLYIAKQRGRNRVVAYEPGFEEQQESAKADDSRAAPSAATAVTGPAVPFQAVTALLGALSYRDSQTAEHSCRVADLCVRTARGLVDQKQLYMFEVAGLLHDIGKIGVPDHVLLKPGKLTAAEWKLMGEHDRIGVDIIEGTFDSPMLTEIIHSHHAFYAGGGRHDDLPHGKDIPLGARILTIADSYDAMVSDRVYRKGRSHEEAVEELRRCAGTQFDPDLVERFIKKIHPSELGQGLDENGLTKQVALKIGMHVELIADAMDHRDVNRLRELAVTLSGLAKSHQIDAIAHCAQSIETRAVESLERVKTAETATGISAFEIMDPEQEEENDWMQLLCEANNLLDLCRATQNVYLGDTTERNRQIIENFLADIDA encoded by the coding sequence ATGAAAGCCAAGCAATCGTATTGTGAATCGGTGGCGATTCACGCGGCGATGGCGGTGCGCCGTGGCCAGTGGTCCGACCTGGACGGCACCCTGAAAACCCTGGTCGATCGTAACCCCGAACTGCTTTCCATCGGCGTCCGCAGCGATTTGGGCATCCTGCGTCTGGACACCGGTTACCACGAATCGTTTTGGGCCGCCGATTCCGGACGCAATGACGCCGGTCCACTGGAATCAAACTCGCATCTATCAACGATGCCGATCCAAACGGCGGGATCGATGTCGTCCATGATGTCGCCCGCAGCTTCAACGCCCGCGGATCCACCTGAATCCGGCTTGGTGTCGACCGTCAAGAATCGCATCCGTCAAACCGCAACGGAAATGTGTGACGACTTGACCGGTTTGCCGGGCAAATTGGCGTCGCTGCCCGAAGAAATCCGCCAGTCACTTCGCGACACCGGCGACGAATCAGCGGCCGTTAAAACCAACACGGTCGAAGTCCCCATCACACTGAACCGTCGGCCCTGGGGAACCGTGGAGTTTTCCTTCCAGGGCGACCAAGCATCCTTGTGGGGATCGTTGACCTCACGATCGTTGTTCCCACTGGCGCTTTATGTCGGATTCGCGGGGCTGTTCGCCTACTTCACCGTGATGGCCAAAATCATGGGCGCGTTTACTGGTTCGCAGGTTGTTCCCGATCGCGTTCGTGGTGCGCTGGACACATTGGCCGAAGGCTTGTTGTTGTTGGACGATAAGGGGCACATCGTCTTGGCCAACCAAGCGTTCCTGTCGTGCACCGGATCGGTCGCATCGGAAGTCCGTGACCGAAAGATCGACGAATTGCCGTGGGTCCACGATGCCGATTCCAGCGAAGACCAGCATCCTTGGCTGCGAAGTATTCAGTCCAGTGAATCGATCACGACATCGATCCAGCGGTACCGCATCTCCAGCGGCGAGGTTCGCGTCTTTTCGGTCAACACCGCGCCGATCGGCGGTGACAACAGCAAACGCGGGGCGCTGGTGACCCTGCGTGACGTTACGCACATCGAAGCCCACCGTGCCGAACAAGAACGCATGCTTTCGATGTTGCGGTCCAGTCGCGATGAAATTCGACGCAAGAACCGCGAACTGGAACTGCTGGCGACCCGCGACAGTCTGACCAATTGTCTGAACCGTCGCGCGTTCTTCGAACGCTTTGAAACGCTGTACAGCACCGCGTCGTCCAACGGCACGACGCTGGCGTGCCTGATGTTCGACAATGACCACTTCAAAAGCGTCAACGATAACTATGGACACCACATCGGCGACGAAGTGTTGCGGAAAGTGTCCAAGACGATTCGCGATCGCCACGAATCACGCCACCTGGTGTGTCGATACGGCGGTGAAGAATTTTGTGTGGTCATGCCGGGCTGTGATCTTTCGCAAGCGATCCACGAAGCCGAGGAAACCCGCCGGGCAATCATGGAAATCCGGTTGGACGATCCGGCCGAACTACGTCTGACCGCCAGTATCGGCGTGTCCGAATTGGTCAACGACCCGGCCGACCCCCAAGAACTGATCAACCAAGCCGACGCGTGCCTATACATCGCCAAACAACGCGGCCGTAACCGTGTCGTCGCCTACGAACCGGGTTTCGAAGAACAACAAGAATCTGCCAAGGCGGACGATTCACGTGCGGCTCCGTCGGCCGCCACCGCGGTGACCGGTCCGGCGGTTCCGTTCCAAGCCGTCACGGCATTGTTGGGCGCGCTATCGTATCGCGACAGCCAGACTGCTGAACACAGTTGTCGTGTTGCCGACCTGTGCGTCCGCACCGCCCGCGGCTTGGTCGACCAGAAACAGTTATACATGTTCGAAGTCGCCGGCTTGCTGCACGATATCGGCAAGATCGGTGTCCCCGACCACGTGCTGCTGAAACCCGGCAAGCTGACCGCTGCCGAATGGAAATTGATGGGCGAACACGACCGTATCGGCGTGGACATCATCGAAGGCACCTTCGATTCGCCGATGTTGACCGAGATCATTCACAGCCACCACGCCTTTTACGCCGGCGGTGGTCGGCACGATGATCTGCCGCACGGCAAAGACATCCCATTGGGCGCACGGATCTTGACGATCGCCGACAGCTATGACGCGATGGTCAGCGATCGCGTGTACCGCAAAGGCCGCAGCCACGAGGAAGCCGTCGAAGAACTGCGACGTTGTGCCGGCACCCAGTTCGATCCGGACTTGGTCGAACGCTTCATCAAAAAGATCCACCCGAGCGAACTGGGACAAGGCTTGGACGAAAACGGGCTGACCAAGCAGGTCGCACTGAAGATCGGCATGCACGTCGAACTGATCGCCGACGCGATGGACCATCGTGACGTCAATCGTTTGCGAGAACTCGCAGTGACACTTTCCGGACTGGCCAAGAGTCACCAAATCGACGCGATCGCCCACTGCGCCCAGTCCATCGAGACCCGCGCCGTGGAATCACTGGAACGCGTCAAGACCGCCGAAACCGCGACGGGAATTTCCGCGTTCGAAATCATGGACCCCGAACAAGAAGAAGAAAACGATTGGATGCAGTTGCTGTGTGAAGCCAACAACTTGCTGGACCTTTGCCGTGCCACCCAAAACGTCTATTTGGGTGACACCACCGAACGCAATCGTCAAATCATCGAAAACTTCTTGGCCGACATCGACGCCTAA